In the genome of Pirellulales bacterium, the window ACCAAGCATCATCGAACCAGAGCTACCCGAGACGATGGAAGAGTCGGCTTCCTTCGAAGGCCAAATCGTAGCCGACGCACTCGTGGAAGATGTTGCCGTCGAAGATATGGAGAATGCACTACCCCAAGTTGCAATCGAGATGGAAGCTGAATTACTTCCCGCCGAACGGACGCGTTTCCGCGCGGCGAAAAAAGCCTATTCGCCACTTTCGACTGCCGGCGAAGCGCTCTCCGAAATTGAAGCGGCTCCGAAAAATATCGGCGACTGGCTTCGCACCCGGCCGATATGGTTTTGGGCAGCGGTGGCGGCCGTGTGGTTGGTAGCGGCGGTCCTGTATGTGGCGCTTACACCCCACGGTCCCAGCCGCCAGGAACAAGAGTGGGAACGCCTGCGACAACTCTATATGCAAAGCCAGCCAGGCAAAAAAACTTCCGCCCCGGCCGGTAAAGCAGATCAACCTCCTGCGGCCGATCAAACCCCCGCGAAATCCGACGGCGCGCAAAAGAGTGCAGCCGATGCGCCCGCCAAGTGATTCTTTGCAGCAATTCGGGGCACGGTTGAGGTGCAGTGCCAAACAAAACGGCGAATGTAGACGCCTCTTTCCGAGAGACGCTGCGTACAGCCGCTGTGTCTTATAGGTGAAAGCCCGCTTATCGCACCGGTTTCAGCTTGGCCACAATCGCCTCGGCCATTTCGCGCGTGCCAACGGCGGTGGGATCGTCGCGGTTGGGCTTCAAATCGTACGTGACACTTTTGCCTTCGGCGATGACGTCGGCCACGGCTTTTTCCAGGCGCTTGGCCGCGTCGGCTTCGCCCAAGTGTTCCAGCATCAGCATGCCGGAGAGAATGACCGCCGTCGGATTGACTTTGTTTTTGCCTTTGTACTTGGGCGCGCTGCCGTGCGTGGCTTCGAACACGGCCCCGTCCGGTCCGATGTTCGCGCCCGGCGCCACACCCAAACCGCCGACCAGGCCGGCCGCCAGGTCGCTGAGCACGTCGCCATATAAATTCGGCAGCACCAGCACGTCGTACAACTCGGGCTTTTGCACCAACTGCATGCACATGTTGTCGACAATGCGGTCTTCAAATTCGATGTCCGGATACTTGGCCGCCACCTGCCGCGATACTTCCAGCCACAACCCGTCGCTGTATTTCATGATGTTTGCTTTGTGAACGCTGGTGACTTTCTTGCGGCCGTATTTACGGGCGTACTCAAACGCATACTTCACAATCCGCTCGGTGCCCGAAACGCTGATCGGCTTGATGGAAACGCCGGTTTCTTGTGGCCTCGTTTTGATTTTGTTGCCGGTCGATTTTTCGTTGATGAACTTGATGAGGTCGGCGGTTTCGGGCTTCCCTTTTTCGAACTCCACGCCGGCGTACAGGTCTTCGGTATTTTCGCGGACGATGACCAAGTCGACCGGCACGCTTTCGAAGAAGCTGCGCACCCCTTTGTATTGCTTGCACGGTCGCACGCAGGCGTACAACCCCAGCGCCTGTCGCAAATACACGTTGATGCTGCGAAAGCCGGTGCCCACCGGCGTGGTGATGGGCGCCTTCAGC includes:
- a CDS encoding isocitrate/isopropylmalate dehydrogenase family protein: MAHDVTLIMGDGTGPELAEAARKCIDATGVKINWDVQEAGVDVMARTGTPLPEATMESVKRTKCALKAPITTPVGTGFRSINVYLRQALGLYACVRPCKQYKGVRSFFESVPVDLVIVRENTEDLYAGVEFEKGKPETADLIKFINEKSTGNKIKTRPQETGVSIKPISVSGTERIVKYAFEYARKYGRKKVTSVHKANIMKYSDGLWLEVSRQVAAKYPDIEFEDRIVDNMCMQLVQKPELYDVLVLPNLYGDVLSDLAAGLVGGLGVAPGANIGPDGAVFEATHGSAPKYKGKNKVNPTAVILSGMLMLEHLGEADAAKRLEKAVADVIAEGKSVTYDLKPNRDDPTAVGTREMAEAIVAKLKPVR